CCTTGCAGTGGAAGTCACACAGGTCTCGCCTGATTTCGATTCTATGCCCCGTCACTGCTGCAAACCGCTCTCACTCGCCGCCCTCTCAACACCCATGCCCCATCACGATGAGAGCCCCGGGCTCCAATCTCGGGCTCCGCGCCTTGTCATTTCTCCCCCGATGGGTTATCCTAGGAGGGAGAAAACTCATTGGAGGTACGGAATGTTTACGATTTCCGAAATCGCTGCCGAAGGCCGAGTGGGGCCTGAGAATATACACGGCCGGCGGCGGCTGCTGCGGGCCGGCCTACGGGATGGACGTGGAAGAGACTCCCCAGGCGGGGGACGAAGTGGTGGAGAAGAACGGCCTCCGGGTCTTTGCCGACCAGCAGACCTTCCAGAACCTCACCGGCATGGAGATGGACTTCGTGGACGACGGCGTCAACCAGGGTTTCGTCATCAAGGGGCAGAACCCCGAGCCGCCGTCCTGCGGGTGCGCGGGCGGTTCCTGCGGCTAAGGAACGGCCCTTGCCCGAGAGAAAGCGCGAGAGGGGGCTTCGGCCCCCTCTTTTCATGTTTACACGGAGAGCCGCCCTGTTTTAATATTGACGGCGGCCCCGGCCGGAGAGGCCTGCCGCACCGGCCCACGCCAAGGGGCCCGCATGCAGGGGGCCTTCCGAAAATACAGGTTCCGGCGTCAGGGGTGCCCGAGCGGCGCCCGCGCAGGGGGGCCTTTCAGGAGGGAGAAAAGAGGATGTTTCCCGTACACAGGCCCAGGAGGCTCAGGCAGAACGAGGTCATCAGGAGGATGGTCCGGGAGACCCGCCTGGGCGTCGAGGATTTCATCTACCCCCTCTTCGTCACCGAGGGCAAGGGGGCGCGCAAGCCCATCTCCTCCATGCCGGGCTGCTTCCAGGAATCCGTTGACGAGCTTGTACAAAACGCCCGCGAGGTTCACGCGCTGGGCATACCCGCCGTCCTGCTTTTCGGCATCCCCGAGCACAAGGACGAGGTGGGCTCCGGGGCCTACGACGAGAAGGGCGTGGTGCAGGAGGCCGTACGCGCCCTCAAGGACGCGGTCCCCGACCTTTACGTCATCACCGACGTCTGCCTCTGCGAGTACACCAGCCACGGGCACTGCGGCGTTGTCGAGGCCGGCAGGGTCCTGAACGACCCGACCCTCGAGCTTCTGGCCCGCGAGGCCCTCTCCCACGCCCGGGCCGGCGCCGACATGGTGGCCCCCTCGGACATGATGGACGGCCGCGTGGAGGCCATCCGCGACGCCCTGGACGAGCACGGATTTCCCGACGTGCCGGTCATGAGCTACGCGGCCAAGTACGCCAGCGCCTTCTACGGCCCCTTCCGCGAGGCCGCTGAGTCCACCCCCGAGTTCGGCGACCGCAGGAGCTACCAGATGGACCCCCCGAACAGGCGGGAGGCGCTGAAGGAGGTGGAGCTGGACATCGAGGAAGGCGCCGACATCGTCATGGTCAAGCCGGCCCTGGCCTACCTGGACGTCATCAGCGACGTCAGGGAGGCCTTCGACCTCCCGGTGGCCGCCTACAACGTCAGCGGGGAGTACTCCCTGGTGAAGGCCGCCGCCCAGATGGGCTGGGTGGACGAGACGGCGGCGATGATGGAGATACTGACGGCCATCAAGCGTGCCGGGGCGGACCTCATCCTCACCTACCACGCCAAGGACGCCGCCAGGCTCCTGAACGCGTAGCAAACGTTCCCCTTTGAGGCCCTCTAGAGGTCTCCCTTTTCGAGGAAGCTGTAGTACCCCCCGGGGGTGATGATGACGTGGTCGTGCACCCGGATGCGGAGCCCCCGGGCGATGCGGACGATCTCCTCCGTCAGGAGCTTGTCCTCCCGCGAAGGCCGCGCGCTGCCGCCGGGGTGGTTGTGCACGAGGATGAGGGCCGTGGCCTTGAGCAGGAGGGCCTGCTCCATTATCTTCCGGGGGTAGACCACCGCCTGGTCCACGGTTCCCTCATGGACGACCTCGTCGGCCAGCAGCTCGTTCTGGGTATTGAAGAAGAGCGTCCTGAACTGCTCGTCTCTCAATCCGGCCATGGCCGCCCGGCAGTAATCCAGCAGGGCCCTCGTGGAGGAGATGGCCGGCCCCACGCTGCG
The Nitrospirota bacterium genome window above contains:
- the hemB gene encoding porphobilinogen synthase, which gives rise to MFPVHRPRRLRQNEVIRRMVRETRLGVEDFIYPLFVTEGKGARKPISSMPGCFQESVDELVQNAREVHALGIPAVLLFGIPEHKDEVGSGAYDEKGVVQEAVRALKDAVPDLYVITDVCLCEYTSHGHCGVVEAGRVLNDPTLELLAREALSHARAGADMVAPSDMMDGRVEAIRDALDEHGFPDVPVMSYAAKYASAFYGPFREAAESTPEFGDRRSYQMDPPNRREALKEVELDIEEGADIVMVKPALAYLDVISDVREAFDLPVAAYNVSGEYSLVKAAAQMGWVDETAAMMEILTAIKRAGADLILTYHAKDAARLLNA
- a CDS encoding iron-sulfur cluster assembly accessory protein, translated to MRAPGSNLGLRALSFLPRWVILGGRKLIGGTECLRFPKSLPKAEWGLRIYTAGGGCCGPAYGMDVEETPQAGDEVVEKNGLRVFADQQTFQNLTGMEMDFVDDGVNQGFVIKGQNPEPPSCGCAGGSCG
- the radC gene encoding DNA repair protein RadC, which produces MLTPHYLGHRRRLRERFRKTGFGGFRDYEVLELLLTFCIPRRDVKPLAKTLIGTFGGLREVLDAPAEDLLRVDGLGENSATFLAVLKDCITLYLREGARSVGPAISSTRALLDYCRAAMAGLRDEQFRTLFFNTQNELLADEVVHEGTVDQAVVYPRKIMEQALLLKATALILVHNHPGGSARPSREDKLLTEEIVRIARGLRIRVHDHVIITPGGYYSFLEKGDL